Proteins from a single region of Candidatus Dependentiae bacterium:
- a CDS encoding GIY-YIG nuclease family protein, with translation MDFFVYMLECSDGSFYVGHTDDLEKRLSEHNSGKIDGYTATRLPVALVYHQPFPTRDEAFTAERKIKGWSREKKKALIKGQWFEIKRLAKKKFQ, from the coding sequence ATAGATTTTTTTGTTTACATGCTTGAGTGTAGTGATGGGTCTTTTTATGTTGGTCATACTGATGATCTTGAGAAAAGACTATCCGAACATAACTCAGGAAAAATTGATGGCTATACAGCTACTCGGTTGCCCGTAGCTCTTGTCTATCATCAACCATTTCCAACTCGAGACGAAGCTTTTACTGCCGAACGAAAAATTAAAGGTTGGTCGCGTGAAAAGAAAAAGGCTTTAATAAAAGGGCAATGGTTCGAAATAAAAAGGCTTGCTAAGAAAAAATTTCAATAA
- a CDS encoding AAA family ATPase: MKKIFVFIFFLGLIVANLYSTPKKAPLTPEEQQELANKKRKVIRLTNEVIFFSPIGRLFQAKDALIGGAVNLFYKRKRPLKALDNQATQGSSQAPTSNQAQKSGITFQDIAGIDEVISQVQEVVSYAKEKEKYQALGAQPPRGILLEGPPGTGKTLIAKAIAQEAGCSFFYESASAFIEMYVGVGAKRIRELFTKASAKQPAIIFIDEIDAIGSKRTGGTNEERLQTLNQLLCLMDGFDSESSIIVLAATNNAQALDPAIKRSGRFDRIIKIPLPNQKSRQAILELYIKKLPSVQVEKSFIEKLSVQTAGLSGADLNNLINQATFAAVKENATVVTSEHLTKGLQTILSQRQNRTS; the protein is encoded by the coding sequence ATGAAAAAAATTTTTGTATTTATCTTCTTCTTGGGATTAATAGTCGCTAACTTGTACTCAACACCCAAAAAAGCGCCCCTTACTCCAGAAGAACAGCAAGAGCTTGCCAATAAGAAACGTAAGGTTATAAGATTAACAAACGAGGTAATATTCTTTAGCCCTATAGGTCGCCTTTTTCAAGCAAAAGATGCGCTTATTGGTGGAGCTGTTAATCTTTTTTACAAAAGAAAACGCCCACTCAAAGCTTTAGATAATCAAGCTACTCAGGGATCATCTCAAGCCCCCACATCAAATCAAGCTCAAAAATCTGGAATAACTTTTCAAGATATAGCAGGGATTGATGAAGTGATTAGCCAGGTACAAGAGGTCGTTTCATACGCAAAAGAAAAAGAAAAATACCAAGCCCTTGGAGCTCAACCTCCACGCGGAATTTTACTAGAAGGTCCACCTGGAACAGGAAAAACACTCATTGCCAAAGCAATTGCTCAAGAAGCTGGATGTAGCTTTTTTTATGAATCAGCATCAGCTTTTATTGAAATGTATGTGGGCGTTGGAGCCAAGCGAATTCGAGAACTCTTTACCAAAGCATCAGCCAAACAACCTGCAATTATATTTATTGATGAAATTGATGCGATTGGCTCAAAAAGAACTGGTGGGACCAATGAAGAACGGCTTCAAACCCTCAATCAGCTCTTATGCCTCATGGATGGATTTGACTCCGAGTCTTCAATTATCGTTCTTGCTGCAACCAATAATGCACAGGCGCTTGACCCTGCAATCAAGCGATCTGGCAGGTTTGATCGCATTATTAAAATACCGCTTCCTAACCAAAAAAGCCGGCAGGCAATTTTAGAACTTTACATTAAAAAATTACCGTCAGTTCAAGTAGAAAAGTCCTTTATCGAAAAACTTTCAGTCCAAACGGCTGGCTTAAGTGGAGCTGATTTAAACAATCTAATCAATCAGGCCACGTTTGCAGCAGTCAAAGAAAATGCTACAGTAGTCACCTCTGAGCATTTAACAAAAGGGCTTCAGACTATACTCAGTCAACGTCAAAATAGAACTTCCTAA